In one Vanessa tameamea isolate UH-Manoa-2023 chromosome 10, ilVanTame1 primary haplotype, whole genome shotgun sequence genomic region, the following are encoded:
- the LOC113392458 gene encoding protein expanded, protein MRALCSVRGPLGGETRALGAGARLLSLRMPGQPQPLHFVVEAKARVKELKALAQAQSQFQGMADTELFGLAVMQNGEYLFVDLESKLSKYAPKSWRSSHTHGLDGNGKPLLELHLLVQFHVESPLLLHDEIGRHLYFLQLLENIRLRDALPAEILLLLIGLALQAKFGDENLYEDKEYFKVEDFTPPSLTGNWVSSAIRACHREHRGLSQSDAEVRFIREVCLLPDTINSHRYRLKQSKSELEPGTVWLLVTAKGIKILPDNGSISSFVWSSIGKLSFDRKKFEIRTEDGKFTLYSSSEEKCKYLFALCKETHQFSMKISPKLSDILRKEENERKNCYTYLKSFNFQYCQNKNEQRISLISSTSSNTTSGIVSDRVQSEDELEIMIDSPPAPSTESLALAHLLDYSNSYFIRHIPQEVHTNNKSSSPLQTCKTRIKKSKDDGETVTKRDISLDIGSCSTNYRVESVHLSDKSVSEKLTDSPTSSKMKCTGSQCSSSCSTVIMARGGLSTLSRASNASSLELGYSHTAQNSMISDNSAAEIDGEYTQDSASALYDGLGQPITLAASSETSGVYTMGSSELTAPSKMYTHSKGTRTEYSSSHYDSYKISSNENDFADIDSVSSILKNKSQRINLSPKNLRLNVTLGNTDCVDGVAKYHSKEHEDKENLFRERTNSNVSAMSFHGDGSDPTDNKHNLLSASELSDLIVGRGVYPKNQSVSDTFDSVSDYVKLPLPFSGDSYLQGHEDTAPSDDNYPNDSFFDRPPTPPTRIDSRIGLNLSLPNILDLDENEPILPKCPDKPPPPYEYKHLTLAPYSNTPLKPPPAYPGATISNPIKQTGEKEEVAARVVTSKPMITILKAEAGEVNVSGERTFASPMVVEHRFQKSKRLQASSRRAERSKLAQGLSNNLSPSREVHVDSNVLVAMMKLPPPPPPPRRPRLPPPPPVSRLPPPPPPHNQVFQQQLYSDVDYVYYPLQDPSISQQNYLDHKLTESRLSNIHKNSLQYRSTPYLSISLSASSTYGSIQNLSDSYIQIPGTRTSWQSVTSRTSFSNHSINLERPPIPTCVAEQTFARTKSHDNILHVKDPPQIKTRRMPPPPPPPPYEHKKKIPCYLKESKNLNCNIVNNNPSETKVRTSNCDLDIKTLREKSKNLDLPLIAALCNDRSLLKQTKAFGATKLTKHSSSDCESEIKSAKCSQNTTDNLDLKNRPELNTRKVVTVSQKKILGRNPTDKLPALPGSETHTPRALSNTYVMHPSAVKLKKSQPSS, encoded by the exons ATGCGCGCTCTGTGTTCGGTTCGCGGGCCGTTGGGTGGGGAGACGCGTGCGCTCGGTGCGGGCGCACGCCTCCTGTCCCTACGTATGCCCGGCCAGCCTCAGCCTCTACACTTCGTTGTGGAAGCCAAAGCGAGGGTCAAAGAATTAAAAGCTTTGGCACAAGCGCAATCACAATTTCAAGGCATGGCAGATACCGAGCTATTCGGTTTAGCAGTTATGCAAA ATGGAGAATACTTGTTCGTTGATTTAGAAAGTAAACTTTCAAAATACGCTCCAAAAAGCTGGAGGTCTTCACATACACAC GGCTTAGATGGCAATGGCAAACCACTATTGGAGCTTCACCTGCTTGTTCAATTTCACGTCGAGAGCCCCCTGCTACTACACGATGAAATCGGACGCCATTTATACTTTCTACAACTACTAGAAAATATTCGTCTAAGAGACGCACTACCCGCCGAAATACTTTTACTATTAATCGGTTTAGCATTGCAAGCTAAATTTGGCGATGAAAATCTTTATGaagataaagaatattttaaggtTGAAGATTTTACTCCGCCATCATTAACTGGTAATTGGGTTTCATCAGCTATACGCGCTTGTCATCGCGAACATCGAGGTCTTTCGCAAAGTGATGCTGAAGTGAGATTCATTCGTGAAGTTTGTCTTCTTCCGGATACTATTAATTCACACAGATATCGACTAAAGCAATCTAAATCAGAATTAGAACCAGGAACAGTATGGCTTCTAGTTACAGCCAAGGGCATTAAAATTTTACCAGACAATGGGTCTATATCTAGTTTTGTATGGAGCTCTATTGGTAAACTTAGTTTTGACAGAAagaaatttgaaataagaactgAAGATGGAAAATTTACTTTGTATTCTTCTAGCGAAGAAAAATGCAAATATCTTTTTGCTTTATGTAAGGAAACACATCAGTTTTCTATGAAAATTTCCCCTAAGTTAAGCgatattttaagaaaagaagaaaatgaaaggaaaaattgttatacatatttaaagtcTTTTAACTTTCAATACTGCCagaataaaaatgaacaaagAATTTCTCTTATATCTTCTACAAGTTCAAATACTACATCAGGTATTGTCAGTGATCGAGTACAATCCGAAGATGAGTTAGAAATTATGATTGACTCACCTCCAGCTCCTTCTACAGAAAGTTTAGCATTAGCTCATTTACTAGACTACTCAAACTCCTATTTCATTCGTCACATTCCTCAAGAAGTACATACAAACAATAAATCGTCATCACCGCTGCAAACATGTAAAACAAGAATAAAGAAAAGTAAAGATGACGGTGAAACTGTAACTAAAAGGGATATTTCCTTAGACATAGGTAGCTGTTCAACAAATTATAGAGTTGAATCTGTTCATTTATCAGATAAAAGTGTTAGTGAAAAACTAACAGACAGTCCAACCTCTAGCAAAATGAAATGTACTGGATCACAATGTTCGTCATCGTGCAGTACTGTAATAATGGCACGTGGAGGACTTAGTACCCTTAGCAGAGCATCTAATGCAAGCAGTTTAGAATTAGGATACAGTCACACGGCTCAAAATTCAATGATAAGTGATAATAGTGCTGCTGAAATAGATGGTGAATACACCCAAGATTCAGCATCAGCTCTATATGATGGTCTTGGCCAACCGATTACTCTAGCTGCTTCCAGCGAGACAAGTGGAGTGTATACAATGGGTAGTTCGGAGTTAACAGCACCATCTAAAATGTACACTCATTCTAAAGGAACCAGAACAGAATATAGTAGCTCACATTatgatagttataaaatatcatcaaatgaAAACGACTTTGCGGATATCGATAGTGTTTCAtccatattaaaaaacaagtcACAGAGAATCAACCTGTCACCCAAAAACTTAAGATTAAATGTTACTTTGGGTAACACTGATTGTGTAGATGGCGTAGCAAAATATCATAGCAAGGAACATGAAGACAAAGAAAACTTATTTCGGGAAAGAACAAATTCTAACGTTAGCGCTATGTCATTTCATGGTGATGGAAGTGATCCAAcagataataaacataatttacttaGTGCAAGTGAATTGAGTGACTTAATAGTAGGTAGAGGAGTTTATCCCAAAAATCAGTCAGTAAGTGACACATTTGACTCTGTATCTGATTACGTAAAATTACCTTTGCCTTTTTCCGGTGATAGTTACCTCCAAGGACACGAAGATACAGCTCCTTCCGATGACAATTATCCTAACGATTCTTTCTTTGACCGACCTCCTACGCCCCCAACCAGAATTGACAGTCGTATAGGATTAAATTTGTCGCTACCAAATATTCTTGACTTAGATGAAAATGAGCCTATTTTACCCAAGTGTCCTGATAAACCACCGCCGCCTTATGAATATAAACATCTTACACTCGCACCATACTCAAATACACCTTTAAAACCCCCACCAGCTTACCCCGGGGCCACTATATCAAATCCTATAAAACAAACTGGTGAAAAAGAAGAAGTTGCTGCCAGAGTTGTAACTTCTAAACCAATGATTACCATATTAAAAGCTGAAGCTGGTGAGGTTAATGTTTCTGGTGAACGCACATTTGCAAGTCCTATGGTCGTAGAACATCGTTTTCAAAAATCGAAAAGACTTCAAGCATCCAGTCGTAGAGCAGAACGGTCGAAATTAGCACAAGGTCTAAGCAATAATCTTTCGCCATCCAGAGAAGTACACGTAGACTCAAATGTTCTTGTCGCAATGATGAAATTACCACCTCCACCACCCCCACCACGTCGGCCGCGACTACCACCTCCTCCACCAGTTTCTCGATTACCACCACCACCTCCTCCCCATAACCAAGTTTTTCAACAACAGTTGTATAGTGATGTTGATTACGTTTACTATCCACTTCAAGACCCTTCAATATCGCAACAGAACTATTTAGATCATAAACTAACTGAATCACGATTatctaatatacataaaaatagctTACAATACAGAAGCACGCCATATTTGTCAATATCTTTATCCGCCTCATCAACGTATGGATCAATACAAAATCTTTCTGATTCTTATATACAAATACCAGGCACTCGGACTAGTTGGCAATCTGTGACTAGTAGAACTTCTTTTAGTAACCATTCAATCAATTTGGAAAGACCTCCAATACCAACATGTGTAGCAGAACAAACTTTTGCTCGAACAAAATCACATGATAATATACTTCATGTTAAGGATCCGcctcaaataaaaacaagaagAATGCCGCCTCCACCACCTCCGCCACCTTATGagcataaaaaaaagattccGTGTTATTTAAAGGAGTCAAAAAATCTCAATTGTAACATTGTCAATAATAATCCTAGTGAAACTAAAGTAAGAACTTCTAATTGTGATCTAGACATAAAAACATTAcgagaaaaaagtaaaaatcttgATTTGCCTTTAATTGCTGCTTTGTGTAATGACCGTtcgttattaaaacaaactaaagCTTTTGGTGCTACAAAACTAACTAAACATAGTAGTAGTGACTgtgaaagtgaaataaaaagtgCAAAGTGTTCTCAAAACACCACCGACAATTTAGACCTTAAAAATAGACCAGAGTTAAACACTAGAAAGGTAGTGACAGTGTCACAGAAAAAAATTTTAGGGCGAAATCCTACAGATAAACTCCCTGCATTGCCTGGTTCTGAAACTCACACTCCTAGAGCTTTGTCCAATACATATGTAATGCACCCAAGCGCagttaaattaaagaaaagtcAACCTAGCTCATGA
- the LOC113392492 gene encoding uncharacterized protein LOC113392492 produces MNDLPESSNNGNNELETLDYLREVKSSTCLLLPLTPSPTPLDFKHPLSEQMNEGPFLTLSDDQKMEIKNSDETCAGDSSSSADSNSVVQDPVSAQLINNISMLDYQTLSKNGDIIMGQPESCKLNGSLSISNRKLPNFINWNWGIIRKILLWFVLSILIACLGAIIAMVINIPKTCNPDLPWYQGKVFYEIFPASFKDSNNDGIGDLKGLVKKLDYIKDLGASSIHLNYIFESAEYPEHYYNTTSLLVIDRSIGVLKDFQDLIIAAHKRDMGVILDIPVKSMVESHVSYETNNTFVFSIEPQDNNFDPTSAAIAYWSRAQNVDGFYLKDLEKFIDNDNFGKSLQLWKQILGNDKIFIASEAVLEKAKGTSLTILLNRIDLIDVNLDLQNGINGLKDHINRVVSGILWKKPHHPWVHWNIGNINSERISTKHQNNTLALTALELVLPGTVSIFYGDEIGFGGLSEKEIEGDFHEHRHIHNLVPMIFSNDNKSDNSASIQPWNSKSDLEPRFYYLNVIKNLIGLRLNTPTIYLREIYKDGEVLKNMDVHNTEENLVVIERWYPRRNTCVFVGNLGNQPITTDLSTMFYGGTVVAATNASLIGEILYFDKITFPPNSAIIFKLEK; encoded by the exons ATGAACGACCTTCCTGAGAGCAGTAATAATGGTAATAACGAACTTGAGACCTTGGATTATCTTCGTGAAGTAAAGTCTTCTACATGCTTATTACTGCCGTTGACCCCTAGTCCTACTCCATTAGATTTTAAACATCCCTTATCAGAACAAATGAATGAAGGTccttttttaactttaagtGATGAtcaaaaaatggaaataaaaaattcag atGAAACATGTGCAGGTGATTCTAGTTCTTCAGCAGATTCGAATTCAGTTGTTCAAGATCCTGTCAGTGcacaacttattaataatatcagtatGTTGGATTATCAAACTCTCAGTAAAAATGGTGACATAATTATGGGACAG CCTGAAAGTTGCAAGCTTAATGGGAGTCTCAGTATCAGCAACAGAAAATTACCCAACTTCATCAACTGGAACTGGGGTATTATTCGAAAAATTTTGCTTTGGTTTGTTCTCTCAATACTCATTGCTTGCTTAGGAGCAATTATAGCAATGGTCATTAATATACCTAAAACCTGTAATCCTGATCTGCCCTGGTACCAAGGGAAAGTATTCTATGAAATTTTTCCAGCTAGTTTTAAAGATTCAAATAACGATGGTATTGGAGATTTAAAAGGTCTTGTCAAGAagttagattatattaaagatttaggTGCTTCATCTATTCAcctcaattatatatttgaatctgCTGAATATCCGGaacattattacaatacaaCTTCACTATTGGTTATTGATAGAAGTATAGGAGTTTTGAAAGATTTTCAAGATCTAATAATAGCAGCTCATAAGAGAGACATGGGAGTGATATTAGATATCCCAGTGAAAAGTATGGTTGAATCTCATGTTTCTTATGAAACAAacaatacttttgttttttcaatagAACCTCAGGATAATAACTTTGATCCAACATCTGCTGCAATAGCCTATTGGTCAAGGGCACAAAATGTAGATGGATTCTATTTGAAAGATCTAgaaaaatttattgataatgataattttggAAAATCACTTCAGCTTTGGAAACAAATTTTaggaaatgataaaatttttatagCAAGTGAGGCTGTATTGGAAAAAGCTAAAGGTACAAGTCTTACAATCTTGCTTAATAGAATTGATTTAATTGATGTGAACTTGGACTTGCAAAATGGTATAAATGGCTTAAAAGATCATATTAACCGTGTAGTATCTGGTATTCTTTGGAAAAAACCTCATCATCCCTGGGTGCATTGGAATATTGGTAATATAAACAGTGAAAGAATTTCCActaaacatcaaaataatactCTTGCATTAACAGCACTTGAATTAGTATTACCAGGTACTGTTAGTATATTTTATGGAGATGAAATAGGGTTTGGTGGCTTGTCTGAAAAAGAAATAGAAGGTGATTTCCATGAGCATAGACATATACACAATTTAGTGCCAatgatattttcaaatgataataagAGTGATAATAGTGCTTCCATACAGCCCTGGAATTCTAAATCCGATTTGGAACCaagattttattacttaaatgtaatcaaaaatCTAATAGGATTAAGATTGAACACTCCAACCATATACTTAAGggaaatatataaagatggtgaagtattaaaaaatatggatGTTCACAATACAGAAGAGAATCTAGTTGTTATTGAACGATGGTATCCTCGTAGAAATACATGTGTTTTTGTGGGTAATCTTGGCAACCAGCCAATAACAACTGATTTATCAACAATGTTTTATGGAGGAACAGTTGTTGCAGCTACCAATGCTTCCTTAATTGGTGAGatcttatattttgataaaattacatttcctCCAAACtcagcaattatttttaaattggaaaaataa
- the LOC113392481 gene encoding carnitine O-palmitoyltransferase 2, mitochondrial, translating to MLTVNKVLNSNNLHIKNVTVIRNITKKVKNVRDVGYQYLQRSKVPTMHFQKSLPRLPIPELNNTQDRYLSALKPLLTNEQYSEAVKRTNSFVTNEGKELQRKLVAKDKANKHTSYISDYWFDIYLRDRAPLPINYNPLLVFQNDTRPEYNDQLIRATNLLVSAVRFMLSLREQILEPEVFHLQPKKSNTSLFRTITGLLPENLSWYGAYLLGAFPLDMSQFGGLFNATRLPLLNKDKIFKDPTCNHVVVQKNGNFYIFDVLDSDGNILSPSEFLGNLSNIINDNSPKATYPLGILTSQNRNEWANQRKHLEETGNHELLRKIDSAIFNLVLDDFIIGDNKHRILTQFLHADGLNRWFDKSFSMIVTKDGVSGINFEHSWGDGVAVLRFFQDIYTETTTNPFINPDTKPSNNNITVKKLEFNIDDKSKSFIEKAKMEYKDWCDSLSIDYILYEGLTKGACKKFKVSPDCIMQLAFQAAYHLINGKFVGTYESCSTSAFKHGRTETMRPCTDKTKAFCEILHSNKPSYQELRSIMQECSSYHSVLVKQAAMGQGFDRHIFALMKIAEENNMPKHELYDSYEYKFLNKSILSTSTLSAPSVLAGGFGPVAKEGFGIGYSAFPDKLGAAVASYKAHNNSTQFVEALHKSFVDITKILSG from the exons ATGCTTACCGTTAACAAAGTTTTAAACTCcaacaatttacatataaaaaatgtaactgtgattcgaaacattacaaaaaaagtgaaaaatgtAAGAGATGTAGGTtatcaatatttacaaagaagTAAAGTCCCCACAATGCATTTCCAAAAGTCATTACCGCGCTTGCCCATCCCGGAATTAAATAATACTCAAGATAGATATTTAAGTGCATTGAAACCTTTACTTACCAATGAGCAATACTCTGAAGCTGTCAAAAGAACTAAtagttttgtaacaaatgaGGGTAAAGAATTACAGAGAAAACTTGTTGCTAAGGACAAAGCTAATAAACATACCAGTTATATCTCGGATTACTGGTTTGATATATATCTAAGAGATCGTGCTCCATTGCCAATCAATTATAATCCCCTTTTGGTATTTCAAAATGATACTAGGCCAGAATATAATGATCAGCTGATAAGAGCAACTAATCTACTAGTAAGTGCTGTAAGATTTATGTTGTCTCTAAGAGAACAAATTCTTGAACCTGAAGTATTCCACTTGCAACCCAAAAAAAGTAACACTTCTTTATTCAGAACTATTACTGGTTTACTTCCAGAAAATTTATCATG GTATGGTGCATATTTATTAGGGGCTTTTCCTTTGGACATGAGTCAGTTTGGAGGTTTATTTAATGCAACTCGTCTGCCTTTgttaaataaagacaaaattttCAAAGATCCAACTTGTAATCATGTGGTTGTTCAGAAAAATGGAAATTTTTACATCTTTGATGTATTAGACTCTGatg GCAATATTTTATCACCTTCTGAATTTTTGGGAAATTTATCAaacattattaatgataattctCCAAAAGCCACCTACCCATTAGGAATACTGACTAGTCAAAATAGAAATGAATGGGCTAATCAACGGAAACATTTAGAAGAAACTGGAAATCatgaattattaagaaaaattgattctgctatttttaatttagtattagaTGATTTCATTATTGGAGATAATAAACATAGAATATTGACACAATTTTTACACGCAGATGGGCTAAACAg aTGGTTTGACAAATCATTCAGTATGATAGTGACTAAAGATGGTGTGTCTGGTATTAACTTCGAACATTCATGGGGTGATGGAGTTGCAGTTCTTAGATTCTTCCAAGATATTTATACAGAAACTACAACTAATCCTTTTATAAACCCAGATACAAAGCcttcaaataacaatattacagttaaaaagttag aATTCAACATTGATGATAAATCAAAGAGTTTTATTGAGAAGGCCAAAATGGAATACAAGGATTGGTGTGATTCTTTAAGCattgactatattttatatgaaggtTTAACAAAAGGAGCTTGTAAGAAATTTAAAGTTAGTCCTGACTGTATAATGCAGCTTGCATTTCAG gctGCATATCACCTTATAAACGGTAAATTTGTGGGCACATATGAATCTTGTAGTACATCTGCCTTTAAGCATGGACGAACTGAAACAATGCGACCTTGTACTGATAAAACAAAG GCATTTTGTGAAATACTCCACTCAAACAAACCATCATATCAAGAACTTCGTTCAATAATGCAAGAGTGCTCTTCATATCATTCGGTATTAGTGAAGCAGGCAGCTATGGGTCAAGGGTTCGACCGTCATATATTTGCATTAATGAAGATAGCAGAAGAGAACAACATGCCAAAACATGAGCTATATGACTCTTATGAATATAAGTTCCTGAATAAATCAATTCTAAGTACTAGCACTTTGTCCGCGCCTAGTGTTTTGGCTGGAGGTTTTGGTCCTGTCGCTAAAGAAGGATTCGGCATTGG gTACTCTGCTTTTCCTGATAAGCTTGGAGCAGCCGTAGCAAGCTATAAAGCTCATAACAACAGCACTCAGTTTGTCGAAGCTTTACATAAGTCGTTTGttgatattacaaaaattttatcGGGAtag